In the genome of Calliopsis andreniformis isolate RMS-2024a chromosome 10, iyCalAndr_principal, whole genome shotgun sequence, one region contains:
- the LOC143184366 gene encoding acyl-CoA-binding domain-containing protein 6, with protein MTLEERFNKAATYLQTLASKLNSNELLKFYALYKQATVGPCNIPKPNWYQMQSRQKWEAWNNLNNMSHDDAMDNYIQELSKINPSWEEDVKSESCGWVAISRLINTEEEVHDVDKTFLDWVKEGHEQKVQELLDKEPKLVSVMDTEGLLPIHWAADRGHISIIEYLIKTGANVNSQDGDGQTPLHYAASCGHLDVVIYLLSIGAQLIEDNDGATPKDIAAENIIAYLQDVK; from the coding sequence ATGACTCTTGAAGAAAGATTCAATAAGGCTGCTACTTATTTGCAAACCTTAGCATCAAAATTAAATTCCAATGAACTCTTAAAGTTCTATGCTTTGTACAAGCAAGCTACAGTTGGACCTTGTAATATACCAAAGCCTAATTGGTATCAAATGCAATCAAGGCAAAAGTGGGAAGCATGGAATAATCTCAATAATATGAGCCATGATGATGCTATGGATAATTACATACAAGAATTAAGCAAAATAAATCCTTCTTGGGAAGAAGATGTAAAATCTGAATCTTGTGGATGGGTTGCTATAAGTCGCTTAATAAATACAGAAGAAGAAGTACACGATGTGGATAAAACTTTCTTGGACTGGGTAAAAGAAGGCCATGAACAAAAAGTGCAAGAATTGTTAGATAAAGAACCAAAACTTGTAAGCGTAATGGATACTGAAGGTCTGTTGCCCATACATTGGGCTGCAGATCGAGGTCATATAAGCATCatagaatatttaataaaaacagGAGCTAATGTAAATTCACAAGATGGAGATGGACAAACGCCATTGCATTATGCAGCATCATGTGGACATCTAGATGTTGTAATATATTTGCTTTCTATTGGAGCTCAACTTATAGAGGATAATGATGGTGCAACACCCAAAGACATTGCAGCTGAAAATATAATAGCATATTTACA
- the LOC143184365 gene encoding histone-arginine methyltransferase METTL23 produces MPGLDESISRCISPFTHSLMSDGIAPEQVKKFLFTSRKTQDNVQCNESLEIYIPELLQASYSSYTWPSAPVLAWFLWEHKEELNGKRVLELGSGTALPGILASKCGAIVTLSDSANLPKSLQHIRRSCELNGILSQVKIVGITWGLFLSSLFSIGPLDLILGSDCFYEPAVFEDIVVTVAFLLEKNPNAKFLCTYQERSADWSIEHLLNKWNLTCTHISLNGLSTDSDINIHNLMQDHTIHLLSIQRAT; encoded by the exons ATGCCAGGTTTAGATGAAAGTATTTCACGGTGTATTAGTCCATTTACGCACAGCCTAATGTCCGATGGAATTGCCCCTGAGCAAgtgaaaaaatttttattcaccTCTCGGAAAACGCAGGATAACGTGCAGTGTAACGAAAGTTTAGAAATATACATACCGGAG TTACTTCAGGCTAGTTATAGTTCTTATACGTGGCCTTCTGCACCTGTATTAGCTTGGTTTCTTTGGGAACACAAAGAAGAACTTAATGGGAAAAGAGTTTTAGAACTTGGATCGGGTACAGCCCTTCCTGGAATTTTGGCTAGTAAATGTGGCGCTATCGTTACTTTAAGTGATTCTGCTAATCTACCTAAAAGTTTACAACATATAAGAAGGAGTTGTGAACTAAATGGTATTTTGTCGCAAGTCAAAATTGTTGGTATAACATGGGGATTATTTTTGTCTAGTTTGTTTTCCATTGGACCATTAGATTTAATTCTTGGATCCGACTGTTTCTATGAACCAGCAGTATTTGAGGATATAGTTGTTACAGTAGCCTTCTTATTGGAAAAAAATCCAAACGCAAAATTTCTGTGCACTTATCAGGAACGCAGTGCAGATTGGTCTATAGAACATCTGCTAAATAAATGGAACCTTACATGTACACATATATCATTGAATGGACTTAGTACAGATTCTGATATAAATATACACAATTTAATGCAAGATCATACTATCCATTTGTTAAGTATACAGCGTGCTACTTAA